AATGTCATGTTGCCTTTTTAAGTTTTCTATCAATACTTTTTTCCACCGGCCCAGCATTTTTCCGCTAATCCCTTTCTCTATCCCCAGGAAATTTTATAAATCAAATGGAAAGAAAAAGCTCACACCACAAATCCGCACAAACAGTTTTGTTTTATTTGAATATGTTCTGATGTTTTGTACTTTTACCACAACAAAAATTTATTCTGCTCATTATTTGAGCTATTAATCATTCAAATTTTAAAATGCATAATTATAAAAATCTATATCAATTACTTTTAGCCGGAATAATTATCTCTACATCTTTGCTGCAGGTTTCTTGCAATAATGACGATGATGATCCCCCAACGCAAAATGAAGTAATAGCCAATTTTGATTTTGATTGCGGTGATTGTGAAGCACCCGCAGAAGTCAGTTTTACCAATACATCTCAACATGCAGAGGAATATAGCTGGACTTTTGGGGATGGTCAAAATTCAACTTCCGAAAATCCGACACATACTTACAGTCAGGCCGGTGAATATGATGTCACCTTAATGGCATCTTCAAGCCCGTCAAATTTTGAAGAAATCACAAGAACTGTCGTAATAACATCCGGTCAAAGTAATGAGTATTTAAGGTATGAAGTCAATGGAACAGATATTGAGGCTACTGCTTTTTCTGCTGAGATAACTTCTGACAGAAGGTTGTTTATTCGGGGATATGAAGCCTCCGGAAATGAATTGCCTGCTTTTAGAATATCCATTGAAGAAGGTTCAATCATTGGATTTGGCCCCGGGCTGAATCAAAACCTTTATCAGGGAGTTTCTCCGGACACCATGAGTTATGTAAACACTTCGCAAGTGAAATATGCAACATTTCATACTCCTTCTCCGGGCATGCACTTTTTTATTCAGGCTATAGATGAGGGTGCAGATGGTTTTATACAGGGGACTTTTAGCGGCACAATGAGAAATCAGTCCGGAGACGAGTTAGAATTTAAAAGCGGTGAATTTAGGGTTATGTTTTAGAATGGCTTGTTAAACTGGAACCTAAAATATTTTAAAGATCCATTGATTTAACTCATTGTTCTTTCCAATAATTTTTCATTAAGTCCACCACCCAAATAGGCTCCCGGATATCACTTTTTGATTGAAAAGCTTTAAAAACAGGCTTTATATCTAATACCGGTGTTCCATCAATTGTATCAAGGTATTTCACTTTGATTGTCCTGCTATTATGTTCCAATTTTCATTTTTTTTGATTTTGGTAAAGCACCTTTTCTTTATATTTTAATTCTATATACATCCCGGTAAGTTTTTGTATTTATTCTTGCTTCAAATACTTGCCGCTTGGATGTTGTTGATTTTTTTCAATAATTACAATATTTACATCTATATTTATAAAGAGCTTCACTAATTTGCTCACTTCTGTTAAAGTTTGTCTTATTACAAAAGGAACATTTTAAAAACCTTACCGCTTAGGTTTAATAATCAGACTTATTTTTTTAAATAAATTAAAACTTGTTCACTAATCTTGCAAATTTCTTAAAAAAATATACCTTTGTTTTTTTAAGGAATATATGTATAAGGTTTTATGAAAAGAATTATATTAATGCTTAGTAGCATAAAATGCAGTGTCTTTTATATTTTATTGATGTCAATTGCATTAATAGCTTGTAATCAATCTGATGAGCAATTACAAGATGATGGTGGAGAAACGCAAAAGCAGCAAACTGAACAAGTTAGCCGGAAACAACAAAGTTTTCATGAAGAAGTGAAAGCTATGAGTATGTATGAGCGTGAGTATAAAGTTAAGTCATTATATGAAAAAGTGGTAGAATCCGGTGAGAAACGTCAGTTTTATGCTGATGTTATCAGAAGTCGTAGGGCAGAAATTGCACCTAATTATCCTAACCCTAATGATCTTGCTTCGGATGGAATGCATCTTATGGATCAATGGTATGCTAATTATCCCAATGAAGTAGCAGATTATATTTTATTTATTGAAAACCTATTTAAAGAACACTAGAAATATTGAAACCAAAACCAAAAACCAAAAACTATGAAAAACTTATTGAAGATTCCCTTTTTATTATTTTTTGTATTTAAATTATTTTTTTTCCAACAAGTTTGGGCTAATACATGTTGCACAAGTAATTTCGGATTAGGTTGTGAAGATTTTTCTTGTGAGCAAGAGATTTGTGCCCTAGATGCTTGGTGTTGCAGTGATTTATGGGACGGCATATGTGCATCTGCTGCAGTTACAAATGCTGAAAATGGTGGAGCCTGTGCAGGAGTATCTGATTGTCCATGCGCAACTATAACTACCGAGAATATACCTTATAATACCGGAGATAATAGTTGTTATGATTGGGTGGTCTCTGTTGACCTTTTTTGTTGTACTAATTCATGGGATGTACTTTGTCAATTAGGTTATGAAGACTGTGCCGATACGCCATGTTCGACATTATCTTTGAGTGGGGGATCAGTTTCCAGTTCTCAGGGAGATAGTAAGTGTGGTCCACCATTTTGTAATCAAAACCAGTCAGGGGCAGCCGGGTTTCCATCGGATTTGGATTGCGAACAAGTTGTATGTGCGGATGACCCTTGGTGCTGTGATACTTCCTGGGATGGACTTTGTGCTTCATCAGCAGAAACATTCTCTGAATGCGCTGACTGTTTAGACGTAGCTACCTTAACAGCGTCTGCCTCAGGAAATGGATTTATACGTTGGTTTGATGCACAAACCGGCGGGACATTGCTGCATGTTGGTGATACACTGAATCAATCGGTAAGTCAAACAACAACATTTTATGCTGAACCCGTCAACAAGGAAGTATTTATTGAAAACTCTCTAAAAACATTAGATATAGCCGGAAATGGAGCTAATGGTGGAGTTATGTTTGACATTACTACTGAAAGTAATAATATAATGGTTAATGCTTTTAATGTTTCACCTAATGTTAATCAAACTCAAGATATTTCAGTTTATTTTAAAGAAGGCACTTATGTAGGTAATGAGTCAGATTCGACACAATGGACTTTTGTAGGCACCTATTCATTTACCGGTGTTATAGGTGATTTTAGTTTTATAACTGTGGATGATTTTGAGTTAGAAGCGAATTCAACTTATGGTATTTACTTAAATTATAGCTTAGCCTATACTACTGGGGATTCAACATTTTCAGACACACACTTATCAATAAGTGGAGGAACAGGTATGAATGCTTTGTTTGGTGGTTCAACTAACATCTTCTTCCAACCTCGTATGTTTAACGGTGAAGTGTTTTATGAAGTAATAGCAGAATGTGCCGGTCCCAGAGTTGCTGTTGAGGCTGTCGTAAATGACATACCTACTCTTACATTAACTGCCGATGCTACCATTTGCAATGGAGAAGAAGTTACACTAACGGCCTCAGGTGCGGATACATATTTATGGGAACCTTCAACAGGATTAAGTGCCACAACAGGCAGTGAAGTAATTGCAAGTCCATCAAGCAGTCAGGTATATACACTAGTGGGAACCGCTGTAAATGGATGTAATACATCTCAAACAGTAGAGGTAAATGTAACACCTGCTGTTTCTATAGACAATGTGGCTGTTACAGATATTGTTCAATGTGGCGGAAGTGGTGAAATTGAAATAACAGCATCAGGCGGAACCGGTAATTTGGAATATTCAATTGATGGCGGTACAACTTTTGCTTCTAATTCAATATTTTCTAATTTATCTGTTGGTACTTATGAAATAGTCGTTCAAGATGCCAATAATTGTTCAGACGAAGGAGGAACTTTTACTTTACAAGAACCGGCAACTCCTTCTGTTCCAACAGTTACCGGAGGTGGTAGTGTTTATTGTGAAGGAGAACCTATTACCGACTTTACGGCATCCGGGTCCACCGGTACACTTACTTGGTATGATAATGCAGCCTTGAGCAATCAGGTAGGAACAGGTGGTTCTTTTAGCCCATCTACTGTTCCGGGGTCTTATACATATTATGTAACTGAAACAGAAAATGCATGTGAAAGTGACCCTGCATTAGTTACCATAACAATCAATGCTTCGCCTTCAGTGGATAATGTTGCCATTACAGATGTAACTTCATGCGGACAATCAGATGGTGAAATTACAATTACAGCGAGTGGAGGAGATGGTAGCTACGAATATTCAATTGATGGTGGTACTTTATTTGGTGCGAGTCCGACTTTCTCCGGATTGTCAAGTGGCACCTATCAAGTGACTGTGAGAGACGGAAATAATTGTGTAGATGATGCCGGCTCATACTTAGTTGATGAACCCGGTGCTCCGGCAGCTCCAACAGTTAGTGGTGGAAATGTTTATTGTGAGGGCGAAACTCCGACGGATCTAACAGCAAGCGGTTCAGGAGGAACAATTACCTGGTACAGCGATGCAGCCTTGAGTAGTCAGGTAGGAACAGGCGGAACTTTTAGTCCGTCTACTAATCCCGGAATACATACCTATTACGTTACAGAAACAGATGCCGGCTGTGAAAGCTCAGCATCAGATGTTACCGTTACTATAAATGAGTTACCGATTGTGGACAATGTTAGTGTTACTGATGTTTCGAGCTGCGGCCTAGCAGACGGAGAAATCATGATTACAGCTAGTGGAGGAGACGGTAGTTATGAATATTCAATTGACGGAGGTGTTTTATTTGATGCGAGTCCGACTTTCACCGGATTATCAAGTGGTAGCTATGAAGTGTCAGTAAGAGACGGTAATAGTTGTGTAGTTGATGGTGGTTCATTCATTGTTGAAGAACCAATTGCTCCGGCAGCTCCTGTTGTCAGTGGTGGAGATACTTATTGTGATGGAGAAGTTA
This portion of the Chitinophagaceae bacterium genome encodes:
- a CDS encoding PKD domain-containing protein, with product MHNYKNLYQLLLAGIIISTSLLQVSCNNDDDDPPTQNEVIANFDFDCGDCEAPAEVSFTNTSQHAEEYSWTFGDGQNSTSENPTHTYSQAGEYDVTLMASSSPSNFEEITRTVVITSGQSNEYLRYEVNGTDIEATAFSAEITSDRRLFIRGYEASGNELPAFRISIEEGSIIGFGPGLNQNLYQGVSPDTMSYVNTSQVKYATFHTPSPGMHFFIQAIDEGADGFIQGTFSGTMRNQSGDELEFKSGEFRVMF
- a CDS encoding T9SS C-terminal target domain-containing protein, with the translated sequence MKNLLKIPFLLFFVFKLFFFQQVWANTCCTSNFGLGCEDFSCEQEICALDAWCCSDLWDGICASAAVTNAENGGACAGVSDCPCATITTENIPYNTGDNSCYDWVVSVDLFCCTNSWDVLCQLGYEDCADTPCSTLSLSGGSVSSSQGDSKCGPPFCNQNQSGAAGFPSDLDCEQVVCADDPWCCDTSWDGLCASSAETFSECADCLDVATLTASASGNGFIRWFDAQTGGTLLHVGDTLNQSVSQTTTFYAEPVNKEVFIENSLKTLDIAGNGANGGVMFDITTESNNIMVNAFNVSPNVNQTQDISVYFKEGTYVGNESDSTQWTFVGTYSFTGVIGDFSFITVDDFELEANSTYGIYLNYSLAYTTGDSTFSDTHLSISGGTGMNALFGGSTNIFFQPRMFNGEVFYEVIAECAGPRVAVEAVVNDIPTLTLTADATICNGEEVTLTASGADTYLWEPSTGLSATTGSEVIASPSSSQVYTLVGTAVNGCNTSQTVEVNVTPAVSIDNVAVTDIVQCGGSGEIEITASGGTGNLEYSIDGGTTFASNSIFSNLSVGTYEIVVQDANNCSDEGGTFTLQEPATPSVPTVTGGGSVYCEGEPITDFTASGSTGTLTWYDNAALSNQVGTGGSFSPSTVPGSYTYYVTETENACESDPALVTITINASPSVDNVAITDVTSCGQSDGEITITASGGDGSYEYSIDGGTLFGASPTFSGLSSGTYQVTVRDGNNCVDDAGSYLVDEPGAPAAPTVSGGNVYCEGETPTDLTASGSGGTITWYSDAALSSQVGTGGTFSPSTNPGIHTYYVTETDAGCESSASDVTVTINELPIVDNVSVTDVSSCGLADGEIMITASGGDGSYEYSIDGGVLFDASPTFTGLSSGSYEVSVRDGNSCVVDGGSFIVEEPIAPAAPVVSGGDTYCDGEVIQDLTASGSGGSIIWYSDVDLSNQVGTGLNFTPQTNVGSITYYVTETSAEGCESESADVTITIHPEPNVDLALNITEELCTDDAAIVLEGGSPAGGEFTGTGVENGSFNPATAGAGTHTVTYTYTDANGCIASESAEVIVDVCIGIVENTLSDNILVYPTLFNNQFNIEIKSDIKTDFVVSMYDVTGQLIKSFEWAVSGSQTKVVDTDNNLAPGVYFLKLVSDSGHVTFRLVKIN